The following are encoded in a window of Cygnus atratus isolate AKBS03 ecotype Queensland, Australia chromosome 8, CAtr_DNAZoo_HiC_assembly, whole genome shotgun sequence genomic DNA:
- the UROD gene encoding uroporphyrinogen decarboxylase isoform X1, translating into MAAPEGRTEARWRRPCGVRSSGERGKMAAPKGFPKLKNDTFLRAARGEETEHTPVWCMRQAGRYLPEFRETRAAQDFFATCRSPKLCCELTLQPLRRFPLDAAIIFSDILVVPQALGMEVVMVPGKGPTFPEPLKEVEDLLKLRQKVDVTAELGYVFQAITLTRHSLEGKVPLIGFSGAPWTLMSYMIEGGGSTTMSKAKSWLYRHPEASHQLLRLLADVVTDYLVGQVAAGAQALQLFESHAGHLGPEQFQEFALPYIRDIARGVKSKLKAEALPLVPMIIFAKDAHYALGDLAQAGYEVVGLDWTIRPQEARAQTGKDVTLQGNLDPCALYAPKEKIGELVKKMLEGFGTQRYIANLGHGLYPDMNPEHVGAFVEAVHAHSRHINKHS; encoded by the exons ccccaaagGCTTCCCTAAGCTGAAGAATGACACGTTCCTGCGTGCAGCGCGTGGCGAGGAGACGGAGCACACCCCGGTGTGGTGCATGCGGCAGGCAGGGCGCTACCTGCCTG AGTTTCGGGAGACCCGGGCTGCACAGGATTTCTTTGCCACTTGCCGGAGCCCCAAGTTGTGCTGTGAGCTGACGCTACAG CCCCTCAGACGATTCCCCCTGGATGCTGCTATCATTTTCTCTGACATCTTGGTGGTGCCCCAG GCACTGGGCATGGAGGTTGTCATGGTCCCTGGCAAAGGACCCACATTCCCAGAGCCCCTGAAGGAGGTGGAGGATCTGCTGAAACTACGGCAGAAGGTGGACGTGACCGCGGAGCTGGGTTACGTCTTCCAGGCCATCACGCTGACACGGCACAGCCTGGAGGGCAAAGTGCCCCTCATCGGCTTCTCCGGGGCACCT TGGACGCTTATGTCCTATATGATTGAAGGGGGTGGCTCCACTACAATGTCCAAGGCCAAGAGCTGGCTCTACCGTCACCCCGAAGCGAGCCACCAACTGCTGCGGCTGCTGGCTGACGTTGTCACCGACTACCTGGTGGGGCAGGTGGCTGCTGGAGCGCAG GCGCTCCAACTGTTCGAGTCGCACGCGGGGCACCTGGGCCCAGAGCAGTTTCAGGAGTTTGCCTTGCCGTACATCCGAGACATCGCTCGGGGAGTGAAGAGTAAGCTGAAAGCAGAGGCGCTGCCGCTGGTACCCATG atCATCTTTGCGAAGGACGCACACTACGCCCTGGGTGACCTGGCCCAAGCTGGCTATGAGGTGGTCGGTCTCGACTGGACCATCCGGCCCCAGGAAGCTCG TGCCCAGACAGGGAAAGATGTCACCCTGCAAGGGAACCTGGACCCCTGTGCTCTGTATGCACCCAAG GAGAAGATTGGGGAGCTGGTGAAGAAGATGCTGGAAGGTTTCGGGACCCAACGCTACATTGCCAACCTGGGCCACGGCCTCTACCCCGACATGAACCCCGAGCACGTGGGTGCCTTTGTGGAGGCTGTGCATGCTCATTCCCGCCACATCAACAAGCACAGCTGA
- the UROD gene encoding uroporphyrinogen decarboxylase isoform X2 — protein sequence MILGSWLRPGPGAGGGRPKGFPKLKNDTFLRAARGEETEHTPVWCMRQAGRYLPEFRETRAAQDFFATCRSPKLCCELTLQPLRRFPLDAAIIFSDILVVPQALGMEVVMVPGKGPTFPEPLKEVEDLLKLRQKVDVTAELGYVFQAITLTRHSLEGKVPLIGFSGAPWTLMSYMIEGGGSTTMSKAKSWLYRHPEASHQLLRLLADVVTDYLVGQVAAGAQALQLFESHAGHLGPEQFQEFALPYIRDIARGVKSKLKAEALPLVPMIIFAKDAHYALGDLAQAGYEVVGLDWTIRPQEARAQTGKDVTLQGNLDPCALYAPKEKIGELVKKMLEGFGTQRYIANLGHGLYPDMNPEHVGAFVEAVHAHSRHINKHS from the exons ccccaaagGCTTCCCTAAGCTGAAGAATGACACGTTCCTGCGTGCAGCGCGTGGCGAGGAGACGGAGCACACCCCGGTGTGGTGCATGCGGCAGGCAGGGCGCTACCTGCCTG AGTTTCGGGAGACCCGGGCTGCACAGGATTTCTTTGCCACTTGCCGGAGCCCCAAGTTGTGCTGTGAGCTGACGCTACAG CCCCTCAGACGATTCCCCCTGGATGCTGCTATCATTTTCTCTGACATCTTGGTGGTGCCCCAG GCACTGGGCATGGAGGTTGTCATGGTCCCTGGCAAAGGACCCACATTCCCAGAGCCCCTGAAGGAGGTGGAGGATCTGCTGAAACTACGGCAGAAGGTGGACGTGACCGCGGAGCTGGGTTACGTCTTCCAGGCCATCACGCTGACACGGCACAGCCTGGAGGGCAAAGTGCCCCTCATCGGCTTCTCCGGGGCACCT TGGACGCTTATGTCCTATATGATTGAAGGGGGTGGCTCCACTACAATGTCCAAGGCCAAGAGCTGGCTCTACCGTCACCCCGAAGCGAGCCACCAACTGCTGCGGCTGCTGGCTGACGTTGTCACCGACTACCTGGTGGGGCAGGTGGCTGCTGGAGCGCAG GCGCTCCAACTGTTCGAGTCGCACGCGGGGCACCTGGGCCCAGAGCAGTTTCAGGAGTTTGCCTTGCCGTACATCCGAGACATCGCTCGGGGAGTGAAGAGTAAGCTGAAAGCAGAGGCGCTGCCGCTGGTACCCATG atCATCTTTGCGAAGGACGCACACTACGCCCTGGGTGACCTGGCCCAAGCTGGCTATGAGGTGGTCGGTCTCGACTGGACCATCCGGCCCCAGGAAGCTCG TGCCCAGACAGGGAAAGATGTCACCCTGCAAGGGAACCTGGACCCCTGTGCTCTGTATGCACCCAAG GAGAAGATTGGGGAGCTGGTGAAGAAGATGCTGGAAGGTTTCGGGACCCAACGCTACATTGCCAACCTGGGCCACGGCCTCTACCCCGACATGAACCCCGAGCACGTGGGTGCCTTTGTGGAGGCTGTGCATGCTCATTCCCGCCACATCAACAAGCACAGCTGA